Proteins co-encoded in one Trichoplusia ni isolate ovarian cell line Hi5 chromosome 19, tn1, whole genome shotgun sequence genomic window:
- the LOC113503493 gene encoding phosphomevalonate kinase-like: protein MPQVILLFSGKRKSGKDFITTHLQKLLGDRCEVLKISQPIKSHWAKEKNLNLNELLGDGFYKEQYRLDMINWSEKMRAKDYGYFCKIATDNALEKPIWIVSDIRRKTDIRWFNETYGNLIRNIRIYADDETRDNRGYEFKSGVDDVASECDLDDYNEWDLVIDNSNGKQDIEDQLSSIIRLVANS from the exons ATGCCTCAAGTAATATTGTTATTCAGCGGCAAGAGAAAATCTGGCAAAGATTTCATAACCACTCATTTACAGAAGTT GCTAGGAGACCGATGcgaagtattaaaaatatcccAACCAATAAAAAGTCATTGGGCCAAGGagaaaaatttgaatttgaatgagCTGCTGGGCGACGGATTCTATAAGGAACAATACAGGCTGGATATGATCAACTGGAGTGAGAAGATGAGGGCAAAAGATTACGGGTATTTCTGTAAAATTGCCACAGACAATG CTTTGGAAAAACCAATATGGATAGTCAGTGATATAAGAAGAAAAACTGATATTCGCTGGTTCAATGAAACATATggtaatttaataagaaatattaggATATATGCTGATGATGAGACGAGAGACAACAGAGGGTATGAGTTCAAGTCCGGAGTGGATGATGTTGCTTCCGAATGTGATTTGGATGATTATAATGAATGGGATCTTGTTATTGATAATAGCAATGGCAAGCAAGATATAGAAGACCAATTAAGTAGCATTATTAGGTTGGTTGCAAATTCCTGA